The sequence ATCGTGCCCTGCGCCTTCGCGTTCCTCGCCCTCGGCGTCCCGATGGCCACCCTGCTCTACGCCGGCTCGGGCTCGGGCGCCCAGAACATCGGCTACATCCTGATGGCGTTCGGCCTCGGCCTGATCCCGTACTCCATCCAGTACGTGGTCCTGCGCGGCTTCTACGCCTACGAGGACACCCGCACGCCCTTCTACAACACCGTGATCGTCGCCGCCGTCAACGCGGCCGTCTCCACGCTCTCGTTCTTCGTGCTCCCCGCCCGGTGGGCGGTGGTCGGCATGGCCGCGGCCTACGGCCTCGGTTACGCCGTCGGTGTCGGCGTCGCCTGGCGCCGGCTGCGGGCCCGGCTCGGTGGCGACCTCGACGGAGCGCACGTGATGCGCACCTACGCCCGTCTCACCGGTGCCTGCGTCCCGGCCGCCGCCGTGGCCGGCGCGGCCGCCTACGGGGTCACCCAGTGGCTGGGCAGCGGAGTCACCGGCTCCGCCGCGGCCCTCGTCGCCGGCGGGATCGCCTTGGCCGCGGTGTTCCTCATCGCCGCCAAGCGGATGCGGATCGAAGAGCTCAACGCGATGGTCGGAATGGTCCGCGGACGTTTGGGGCGCTGATGCGCACAACCGTCGCCCCCTTTCGTGTGTCGTGCTTAGCGTCGGACTGTGGGCACAATTGGCATGGCTTCGCAGACTGGCCGACAGCGCGCAACGGATGGGGAGGCGGGAACGACGGTGGCGGAACGTAGCACGGCTGCCGTCGACGTGGCCGACAACAGCGGCAATGAGCCGCTGACCGCTCAGGCGGCACAGGCCACGTCCGACGGGGTGGACATCCAGAACGGACGAGCCGCGGACGGACCCATGCCCGACAAGGACGGCGAACGCACCAACCCGGCCCCTGCGGCCGCACCCGAACTGCACAGCGGACACAAGCTCGCCAGACGCTATCGGCTGGAAGAGTGCGTCACCCGTGTGGACGGATTCAGCAGTTGGCGCGCGATGGACGAGAAGCTGCGCCGGGCCGTGGGTGTGCACCTGATGCCCGCCGACCACGCGCGCGCTCGCTCCGTCCTGGCCGCCGCACGGTCCTCCGCCCTGCTCGGCGACCCGCGGTTCGTCCAGGTCCTGGACGCCGTGGAGGAGAACGACCTCGTCTACGTCGTCCACGAGTGGCTGCCCGACGCCACCGAGCTCACCGCGCTCCTCGCCGTCGGCCCCCTGGAGGCCCACGAGGCCTACCAGCTCGTCAGCCAGGTCTCCCAGGCGATGGCCGCCGCGCACCGTGAGGGTCTCGCCCATCTGCGGCTGACGCCCAGCGCGATACTGCGCACGTCCACGGGCCAGTACCGCATCCGTGGCCTCGCCGTGAACGCCGCCCTGCGCGGCATCACCAGCGAGACCCCGCAGCGGGCCGACACCGAGGCCATCGGCGCCCTGCTGTACGCCGCCCTCACCCAGCGCTGGCCGTACGAGAGCGACGCGTACGGCCTCACCGGACTGCCCAAGGGCGTCGGCCTGATCGCCCCCGACCAGGTACGCGCCGGTGTCCACCGGGGCCTGGGCGAACTCGCCATGCGCGCGCTCGCCAACGACGGGGCCACCGCCTCCCGTCAGGAGCCCGCTTGCACCACTCCTGACGAGCTGGCCAAGGCCGTGGCCGCGATGCCCCGCATCCGGCCGCCGGAGCCCGCCTTCACCGCCCCGCCGGAGTACCAGCACACCACCTACCAGCAGGGGATCTACGGCCGTCCCACGCCTCCTGGCGTGAACACGCCCCAGAGCCGGCCCGTCGCGCCCCCGCCGCCGCCGTTGCAGAGCCGTACCGGCCGGGCCCTCAAGTGGGGCGTCGCCGCCCTGCTCATCGCCGCCCTCGGCCTGGGCAGCTGGCAGCTGGCCGACACCCTCCTGGACCACAGCGGCCAGCAGGGCAACAGCGGCACCAACAACAACCCGCAGACCGGTACCGAGGACAACCCGAAGCAGCCCGAACCCGGCAAGGAACTGAAGATCCGGGACGTCTCCGTGCTCGGGGGCTCGGTGAAACCCGCTTTGGCTCCTAAGACCATCGATGGGGACCCCGGATCCGCCTGGATCACCCCCGAGTACTACAACTACGCCAACTTCGGCCGTCTGGAGACGGAGAACGACGGCAGCGGGATCATCGTCGACCTGGGCGAGGTCCGGTATGTGTCCGGGCTCGACATCGACATGTATCTGCCCGGTCAGACGGTCGAGATCCTCGCCGCCGCCCCGGACAGCGCCGCCCCCAGCTCCGTCTCCGGCTTCGCCCAGCGGATCACCGAGCTGAAGCGCACCGACAAGAAGATCCAGACCACGCTCGACACCCCGATCCGTGCCCGCTACGTGCTGATCCACATCACCGAGCTGCCCTCTTCCGGCGGCGGCTACCGGGGCGGGATCAACGAGATCAAGGTGCTCGGCTCGTCTTCCTGAGTGCACTCCCATCGGCCGCGCGCGGCCCGCTCGCCGGGCGGGCCGCGTGATTCTTTACGCGGCCCGGCCGGCGCCCCTAGGCTCCGTCCGGGGAGGAAGCAGGGGTGTGATGCGAGAAGGAACCACGGAGGGCCGCAGCGACCAGGAGCTCCTGGCGCAGCACGTGGCCGGGGATCCCGAGGCCTTCGGTGAGCTCGTGCGGCGGCACCGGGACCGGTTGTGGGCCGTGGCGCTGCGGACCCTCGGGGATCGGGAGGAGGCCGCGGACGCCGTCCAGGACGCCTTGGTCTCCGCCTATCGGGCCGCCAACACCTTCCGCGGGGATTCCGCCGTCACCACCTGGCTGCACCGGATCACCGTCAATGCCTGCCTGGACCGGGCCCGCAAGGCCGCCTCGCGTCGGACCTCGCCGATCGACGACACGGACCGCCTGGAGCGCCTTCTGGAGCCCCATGAGTCCGCGGAGGCCCCTGCGGAGCGCCAGGACCTCCATCGCCAGCTCCTGGCCGCTCTGAGCACCCTCCCGGCCGACCAGCGGGCCGCTCTGGTCCTCGTCGACATGCAGGGATACCCCGTCGCCGAGGCCGCCCGGGTCCTCGACGTGCCCACCGGCACCGTCAAGAGCCGGTGTGCGCGCGGCCGCGCGAAACTCGTGCCACTCCTCACTCATCTGCGCACGAATGCCGGGGATAACACCGCCGTCGAGCGGGGAAGGAACCGGACGCCGGGCCCACCCGTCCCACCAGCGGCAGAACCCAGGCATCCAGACCCAGACGCTGTGAAGGGCGGAGGTGGACGATCATGACCCCGCCCACTGGCATGTCCGGCACGACCGGCACGATCCGGCACCCGGACGTCTCGGAGATCTCCGACCTCACCGAAGGTCTCCTCTCCCCGTCCCGTACCGCCGAGATCCGGCGCCATCTCGACGACTGCGCCCTGTGCGCCGATGTCCGCGCCTCCCTGGAGGAGATCCGCTCGCTCCTCGGCACCCTCCCGGGCCCGGCCCGGATGCCCGCCGACATCGCCGGACGCATCGACGCGGCCCTCGCCGCGGAGGCCCTTCTCGACTCCACCCAGCCGCGGGTCGAGGACGCGCCCACCGACCGGCCCCGCACGCCGGACCGCGATGTTTCACGTGGAACCGCGCCCGCCGGTCACCCGACCGGCCCAACCGGGCCCGGGCGACGCCGTGCGCGTCGCCGGATCGCCGTGCTCACCGGTCTGGTCGGAGCCGCGGCCTGCGCCTTGGGCGTCTTCCTGTTCGGCGACTTCTCGGGCACGTCGACGCACGAGACCGCCACGAGTGGCCAGGCGTCCGATTCCGCCGCGCGGCCTCCCGCCGCTGCCTCGGGCGAGGACACGTACACCGCTCAGGGGCTTCAGGACAGCGTCCGGCAGCTCATCGCGGGCGGCCAGGGTGCCAAGAACGTTCCCGGGGAACAGAACAACACCCTCGGTCTGGAGAACACCGCCCCCGCCCCGGGTGACAAGCGGGGAGCGACTTCCGTCCCCGGCTGTGTCCAGCAGGCCACCGGCCGGCCGGACACACCGCTCGCCGCCGAACGCGGCAGCTACCAGGGCACCCCCGTCTACCTCCTCGTCCTGCCGCACCCTGCCGACTCCGCCCGCGTGGACGCCTACCTCGTCGACACCACATGCGACCAGAGCGGTTCGGACGGCCCCGGAAAGGTCCTTCTGACGCACACCTACGCGCGGTAGCCGAGGCGTTCAGGGCCGTGGTGGGCCAAGCGGGGAATGCATGCGCCGTAGGATCCGTTGGGTGGGGTGAGAGTCCGCACCGGCCCCCGGTAGGCAGTACGCAGTCCGCAGAGACGAGGAAGAAACCCGTGAGCGACGTTCGAAACGTGATCATCATCGGCTCCGGGCCGGCCGGTTACACCGCCGCCCTGTACACCGCACGCGCTTCGCTCAAGCCGCTGGTCTTCGAAGGAGCCGTCACCGCCGGTGGCGCCCTGATGAACACCACCGAGGTGGAGAACTTCCCGGGCTTCCAGGACGGCATCATGGGCCCCGACCTCATGGACAACATGCGTGCCCAGGCCGAGCGCTTCGGCGCCGAGCTGATCTCGGACGACGTCGTGGCCGTCGACCTCAGCGGTGAGATCAAGACCGTCACCGACACCGCCGGCACCGTGCACCGCGCCAAGGCCGTCATCGTCACCACCGGTTCGCAGCACCGCAAGCTCGGCCTGCCCAACGAGGACGCCCTCTCCGGCCGCGGTGTCTCCTGGTGCGCCACCTGCGACGGGTTCTTCTTCAAGGACCACGACATCGCCGTCGTTGGCGGCGGCGACACCGCGATCGAGGAGGCCACCTTCCTCTCGCGCTTCGCCAAGTCCGTCACGATCGTCCACCGCCGCGACAGCCTGCGTGCCTCGAAGGCCATGCAGGACCGCGCCTTCGCCGACCCGAAGATCAAGTTCGCCTGGGACAGCGAGGTCGCGGAGATCCACGGCGACCAGAAGCTCTCCGGCCTCACCCTGCGCAACACCAAGACCGGTGAGACCTCCGAGCTGCCCGTGACCGGCCTCTTCATCGCCGTCGGACACGACCCGCGCACCGAGCTCTTCAAGGGCCAGCTCGACCTCGACGAGGAGGGTTACCTCAAGGTCGAGGCCCCCTCCACCCGGACCAGCGCCACCGGCGTGTTCGGCGCCGGCGACGTCGTGGACCACACCTACCGTCAGGCCATCACCGCTGCGGGTACCGGCTGCTCCGCCGCCCTCGACGCCGAGCGCTTCCTCGCGGCGCTCGCGGACGCCGAGAAGGTCCACGCAGCGGTCTGACCGGTCTGACCCCCGCACTGCCCCACCCCACACCCCGCAGGAATGAAGAAGGAGGCCGCTGTGGCCGGCACCCTCAAGAACGTGACCGACGCTGACTTCGACGAGCAGGTCCTCAGGAGCGACAAGCCCGTACTGGTGGACTTCTGGGCCGCCTGGTGCGGACCGTGCCGCCAGATCGCGCCGTCCCTCGAGGCCATCGCCTCCGAGTACGGCGACCAGATCGAGATCGTCAAGCTCAACATCGACGAGAACCCGGCCACGGCCGCCAAGTACGGCGTCATGTCCATCCCGACCCTGAACGTCTACCAGGGCGGCGAGGTCGCCAAGACCATCGTCGGTGCGAAGCCGAAGGCTGCCATCCTGCGCGACCTCTCCGAGTTCGTCGAGGTCAAGACCGCCTGACACGCTCGATGTTTCACGTGAAACGGGGCCGCCCCTCCAGGGGGCGGCCCCGTTCCGTGTCTCGCGCTCACAGCGGCCGTAGCGCGGGTTCCTTGCGTGCCGCGCCCAGCAGCCGATCCAGCGCCAGCTCCACGTCTTCCTTCCAGGACAACGTCGAGCGCAGCTCCAGCCGCAGCCGTGGATGCACCGGATGCGGCCGTACGGTCTTGAAGCCCACCGCCAGGAGATGGTCCGCCGGCAGCAGACAGGCCGGGCCCTCCCAGTGCGCGTCCCCGAACGCCTCGATCGCCCGGAATCCACGCCGCAGCAGGTCCTTGGCCACCGTCTGGACCATGACCCGCCCCAGCCCCTGTCCCTGATACCCCGGCATGATCCAGGCGGTGATCAGCTGCACGGCATCGGGCGAGACCGGGCTGGTCGGAAAGGAAGCGGCCCGAGGGACGTACGCCGGCGGCGCGTAGAGGACGAAGCCCACCGGCACCTCGTCCACGTAGACCACTCGGCCGCAGGATCCCCACTCCAGCAGGACGGCGGAGATCCACGCCTCCTTCTCCTGCGCCGGAGTACCGGCCTTCACGGCGGCCTGGCCGCTGACCGGGTCCAGTTCCCAGAAGACACAGGACCGGCAACGACGCGGCAGGTCCTGGAGGTTGTCCAGCGTGAGCGGTACCAGCCGACGACCCATGACCGCATCGTATCCACTGGCCCATCGTTCTTCGACAGCAAAGCGAAGGGGCGGATCGCACCGGTTCACACCGATGCGATCCGCCCCTCGGCGGCCCGGGAATCACTCCCCGGCAAGACCCTGATCCAGCACCCGGCCCTCGCCCGGCGCCAGCGTCCCCAGAATCCGCTCCAGATCCTCCATCGAGGCGAACTCGACGGTGATCTTGCCCTTCTTCTGACCCAGATCCACCTTCACCCGCGTCTCGAACCGGTCCGACAGCCGCGTCGCCAGCTCGTTGAGCGCCGGAGCCACCCGGGCACCCGCACGCGGCCCCTTCGGCTTCACCACGCTCGACGGCTCCGAGGCCATCAGCGTCACGATCTCCTCGACCGCGCGCACCGACAGCCCCTCGGCCACGATCCGGTGCGCCAGCTTGTCCTGGGCCTCGGAGTCGTCCACGGAGAGCAGCGCACGCGCGTGCCCGGCCGACAGCACGCCCGCAGCCACCCGGCGCTGCACCGAGGGGGACAGCTTCAGCAACCGCAGCGTGTTCGACACCTGGGGACGCGAGCGCCCGATCCGGTCGGCCAGCTGGTCGTGGGTGCACTTGAAGTCACGCAGCAGCTGGTCGTAGGCCGCGGCTTCCTCCAGCGGGTTCAGCTGGGCCCGGTGCAGGTTCTCCAGCAGCGCGTCCAGCAGCAGCTTCTCGTCGTCCGTCGCCCGGATGATCGCCGGGATGGCCTCCAGCCCGGCCTCACGACAGGCACGCCAGCGCCGCTCACCCATGATCAGCTCATAGCGACCGGGGGCCGACTGCCGTACCACCACCGGCTGAAGCAGGCCCACCTCCTGGATGGAGGTCACCAGCTCGGCGAGCGCGTCCTCGTCGAACACCTCGCGCGGCTGGCGCGGGTTCGGCGTGATCGCGTCCATCGGGAGCTCGGCGAACGTCGCCCCCGCGACCGTGTTGCTCTCGGTCTCGTTCTCGGTCTGAGGCTCCGGATCGGCCTCCGGAACAATCGCGAGTGATGTTTCACGTGAAACATCGGCCTGTACGAGCGCAGCGAGCTTCGCCGCCGCCACCCCCCGCTCCGAAGCCAGCGTCGGCACCGCTGACGGAGACGTCGAACCGGCACCGATCACCGGGGGCGTCTTCTCCTGCGGAGCCGCGGGGATCAGCGCACCGAGCCCCCGCCCCAGACCCCTACGTCGCTCACTCACTGGATCCCCTCCGCCACACTCTGCGTGCTGTTCGTGCCCGGGCCCAGATGGGCGTGCCGAGCCTCGTACTGAATACCGACCCCCCGATACGCGATCTCTCGCGCTGCCTCCAGGTAGGAGAGGGAACCACTGGAACCCGGGTCGTACGTGAGCACCGTCTGCCCATAGCTCGGTGCCTCGGAAATGCGCACCGACCGGGGGATGCTCGTCCGCAGCACTTCGTTGCCGAAGTGGCTGCGCACCTCCTCCGCCACCTGCGAGGCCAGCCGCGTCCTGCCGTCGTACATCGTCAGCAGGATGGTCGACACGTGGAGGTTCGGGTTGAGGTGGGCCCGCACCAGATCGACATTGCGCAGCAGCTGCCCCAGACCCTCCAGGGCGTA comes from Streptomyces virginiae and encodes:
- a CDS encoding protein kinase family protein is translated as MAERSTAAVDVADNSGNEPLTAQAAQATSDGVDIQNGRAADGPMPDKDGERTNPAPAAAPELHSGHKLARRYRLEECVTRVDGFSSWRAMDEKLRRAVGVHLMPADHARARSVLAAARSSALLGDPRFVQVLDAVEENDLVYVVHEWLPDATELTALLAVGPLEAHEAYQLVSQVSQAMAAAHREGLAHLRLTPSAILRTSTGQYRIRGLAVNAALRGITSETPQRADTEAIGALLYAALTQRWPYESDAYGLTGLPKGVGLIAPDQVRAGVHRGLGELAMRALANDGATASRQEPACTTPDELAKAVAAMPRIRPPEPAFTAPPEYQHTTYQQGIYGRPTPPGVNTPQSRPVAPPPPPLQSRTGRALKWGVAALLIAALGLGSWQLADTLLDHSGQQGNSGTNNNPQTGTEDNPKQPEPGKELKIRDVSVLGGSVKPALAPKTIDGDPGSAWITPEYYNYANFGRLETENDGSGIIVDLGEVRYVSGLDIDMYLPGQTVEILAAAPDSAAPSSVSGFAQRITELKRTDKKIQTTLDTPIRARYVLIHITELPSSGGGYRGGINEIKVLGSSS
- the sigM gene encoding RNA polymerase sigma factor SigM, with the translated sequence MREGTTEGRSDQELLAQHVAGDPEAFGELVRRHRDRLWAVALRTLGDREEAADAVQDALVSAYRAANTFRGDSAVTTWLHRITVNACLDRARKAASRRTSPIDDTDRLERLLEPHESAEAPAERQDLHRQLLAALSTLPADQRAALVLVDMQGYPVAEAARVLDVPTGTVKSRCARGRAKLVPLLTHLRTNAGDNTAVERGRNRTPGPPVPPAAEPRHPDPDAVKGGGGRS
- a CDS encoding anti-sigma factor family protein; this encodes MTPPTGMSGTTGTIRHPDVSEISDLTEGLLSPSRTAEIRRHLDDCALCADVRASLEEIRSLLGTLPGPARMPADIAGRIDAALAAEALLDSTQPRVEDAPTDRPRTPDRDVSRGTAPAGHPTGPTGPGRRRARRRIAVLTGLVGAAACALGVFLFGDFSGTSTHETATSGQASDSAARPPAAASGEDTYTAQGLQDSVRQLIAGGQGAKNVPGEQNNTLGLENTAPAPGDKRGATSVPGCVQQATGRPDTPLAAERGSYQGTPVYLLVLPHPADSARVDAYLVDTTCDQSGSDGPGKVLLTHTYAR
- a CDS encoding GNAT family N-acetyltransferase, whose translation is MGRRLVPLTLDNLQDLPRRCRSCVFWELDPVSGQAAVKAGTPAQEKEAWISAVLLEWGSCGRVVYVDEVPVGFVLYAPPAYVPRAASFPTSPVSPDAVQLITAWIMPGYQGQGLGRVMVQTVAKDLLRRGFRAIEAFGDAHWEGPACLLPADHLLAVGFKTVRPHPVHPRLRLELRSTLSWKEDVELALDRLLGAARKEPALRPL
- the trxB gene encoding thioredoxin-disulfide reductase; its protein translation is MSDVRNVIIIGSGPAGYTAALYTARASLKPLVFEGAVTAGGALMNTTEVENFPGFQDGIMGPDLMDNMRAQAERFGAELISDDVVAVDLSGEIKTVTDTAGTVHRAKAVIVTTGSQHRKLGLPNEDALSGRGVSWCATCDGFFFKDHDIAVVGGGDTAIEEATFLSRFAKSVTIVHRRDSLRASKAMQDRAFADPKIKFAWDSEVAEIHGDQKLSGLTLRNTKTGETSELPVTGLFIAVGHDPRTELFKGQLDLDEEGYLKVEAPSTRTSATGVFGAGDVVDHTYRQAITAAGTGCSAALDAERFLAALADAEKVHAAV
- the trxA gene encoding thioredoxin, with amino-acid sequence MAGTLKNVTDADFDEQVLRSDKPVLVDFWAAWCGPCRQIAPSLEAIASEYGDQIEIVKLNIDENPATAAKYGVMSIPTLNVYQGGEVAKTIVGAKPKAAILRDLSEFVEVKTA
- a CDS encoding ParB/RepB/Spo0J family partition protein; protein product: MSERRRGLGRGLGALIPAAPQEKTPPVIGAGSTSPSAVPTLASERGVAAAKLAALVQADVSRETSLAIVPEADPEPQTENETESNTVAGATFAELPMDAITPNPRQPREVFDEDALAELVTSIQEVGLLQPVVVRQSAPGRYELIMGERRWRACREAGLEAIPAIIRATDDEKLLLDALLENLHRAQLNPLEEAAAYDQLLRDFKCTHDQLADRIGRSRPQVSNTLRLLKLSPSVQRRVAAGVLSAGHARALLSVDDSEAQDKLAHRIVAEGLSVRAVEEIVTLMASEPSSVVKPKGPRAGARVAPALNELATRLSDRFETRVKVDLGQKKGKITVEFASMEDLERILGTLAPGEGRVLDQGLAGE